A stretch of Carnobacterium iners DNA encodes these proteins:
- a CDS encoding heavy metal translocating P-type ATPase: protein MSLLFKENKPMIATILSGLLITIGLFFTFTDYSTIAALVYISSFIIGGFHQAKEGIQDTIHNKKLNVDILMVLAALGASAIGYWMEGALLIFIFSLSGSLEIYATNKSTKAITELMNLTPESAQMIQPDGSIKEVPTSSLSIGDKLMVAKGTNIPIDGILLSKEGLIDESAISGESIPSEKIAGEEVIGGTINLQEGITIQVSKDSSNTLFAKILRMVDEAQSTPSKTATMIEAIENKYVISVLIFVSVMIAIFYFILNWGWNESFYRGMVLLTVASPCALVASAAPATLSAISNSACKGILFKGGSYLENFGQIRAIAFDKTGTLTEGKPVVTESFFKPEEDKQTIINVCVAMEKTSTHPIAHAIVNAFSETSNHELVIKDLKDHTGHGLSGRAYGEEWKIGKKEYALIEKNSLLINKAETLQEEGKTVIYISKNDQVVAYFGLIDTPKEEAKQMVDYFKSQGVYTVMITGDNPATAKTVGAIVGVNEVRANCLPDEKAELIKELKDKYGSIAMIGDGINDAPALANASIGIAMGAGTDIAMDVADVVLVKNDLNQLAYSHQLSNRLKKITIQNIIFAVSVILILIISNLFQVITLPLGVVGHEGSTILVILNGLRLLKTSPTSFKIN from the coding sequence ATGAGCCTATTATTTAAAGAAAATAAGCCTATGATCGCAACAATACTTAGTGGATTGCTCATTACGATTGGTCTGTTTTTTACATTTACTGACTATAGTACGATTGCAGCGCTAGTTTATATTTCTTCTTTTATTATTGGAGGATTCCATCAAGCAAAAGAAGGAATACAAGATACCATCCATAATAAAAAATTAAATGTTGATATACTAATGGTTTTAGCAGCACTAGGAGCTTCAGCTATCGGTTATTGGATGGAAGGAGCTTTACTTATTTTTATCTTTTCCCTCAGTGGTTCACTTGAAATTTACGCAACAAACAAAAGTACTAAAGCTATCACTGAATTAATGAACCTGACACCAGAAAGTGCACAGATGATTCAACCGGATGGTTCTATTAAAGAAGTACCTACTTCCTCTTTATCTATTGGAGATAAATTAATGGTTGCCAAAGGAACAAATATTCCTATTGATGGTATTTTACTAAGCAAAGAGGGATTAATCGATGAATCAGCTATTTCTGGTGAGTCTATTCCTTCAGAAAAAATTGCTGGCGAAGAAGTGATTGGTGGAACAATTAATTTACAAGAAGGAATTACCATTCAAGTTTCTAAAGATAGTTCTAATACTTTATTCGCTAAAATTTTAAGAATGGTTGATGAAGCACAGAGTACACCTTCTAAAACAGCTACCATGATTGAAGCAATTGAAAATAAATATGTTATCTCTGTGCTAATCTTTGTCTCAGTTATGATTGCTATTTTCTATTTCATCTTAAATTGGGGCTGGAACGAATCTTTCTATCGGGGCATGGTATTGCTTACGGTCGCCTCTCCTTGCGCACTAGTAGCCTCTGCTGCTCCAGCAACGCTATCTGCTATTTCAAACAGTGCTTGTAAAGGGATTTTATTTAAAGGTGGATCCTATCTTGAAAACTTTGGCCAAATTCGTGCCATTGCTTTTGATAAGACTGGAACACTTACAGAAGGAAAACCAGTTGTAACAGAATCATTCTTTAAGCCTGAAGAAGACAAACAAACGATTATAAATGTTTGTGTAGCTATGGAAAAAACTTCAACACATCCTATTGCTCATGCAATTGTCAATGCTTTTAGTGAAACAAGTAATCACGAGTTAGTTATTAAAGATTTAAAAGATCATACTGGTCACGGATTATCTGGTAGAGCGTACGGTGAAGAATGGAAAATTGGTAAAAAAGAGTATGCTTTAATAGAAAAGAACTCTCTTTTAATAAATAAAGCTGAAACGCTGCAAGAAGAAGGTAAAACCGTTATTTATATTAGTAAGAATGATCAAGTCGTTGCTTACTTCGGATTGATTGATACGCCAAAAGAAGAAGCCAAGCAAATGGTTGATTATTTTAAATCTCAAGGTGTTTATACAGTTATGATTACTGGTGATAACCCTGCAACAGCAAAAACAGTTGGCGCAATTGTCGGCGTTAACGAAGTTAGGGCAAATTGTTTGCCTGATGAAAAAGCTGAATTAATCAAAGAGTTAAAGGATAAGTACGGTTCTATTGCGATGATTGGAGATGGCATTAACGATGCACCTGCTCTAGCAAATGCTTCCATAGGAATTGCAATGGGTGCCGGAACAGATATCGCAATGGATGTTGCCGATGTCGTTCTTGTGAAAAACGACTTAAATCAACTGGCTTATAGCCATCAATTATCTAATCGCCTTAAAAAAATTACGATACAAAATATTATTTTTGCTGTCAGTGTAATTCTTATTTTAATTATTAGTAATTTATTTCAAGTTATTACTTTACCTTTAGGGGTTGTTGGTCATGAAGGTAGTACTATTCTAGTCATTTTAAACGGATTAAGATTATTAAAAACAAGCCCTACTTCATTCAAAATAAACTAA
- a CDS encoding DUF871 domain-containing protein, which produces MLGTSIFLGEDLNNTVKKNLLSMKKHGFIGIFSSLHIPEDESAHYSKRLKVLGEWATELEMDVMVDISGSVLSKVGLSLDRPQEILAIGIKGIRIDYGVSNKQISDLSHFMKVSLNASTLTETDLVELKREGANFNHLEAWHNYYPRPETGLDKENFTKKNQWLKQHGFRIVAFVPGDNILRGPLFEGLPSLEKHRYSHPLDAAIELLIDCLVDDIYIGEPGLKKKTQKQFQSYFIKETMLLFAEPEQQSIYATLAVGLHQNRWDAARDVIRSADARLKKIDDIIPEYSLNRRKGSITIDNQIYGRYMGEIQICLTDLSRDKKVNVVAQIVSEDLSLLKWCKGGQSFEIMLNK; this is translated from the coding sequence ATGCTAGGAACTTCAATTTTTCTCGGGGAAGATCTTAATAATACCGTTAAAAAAAATTTACTTTCAATGAAAAAGCATGGATTTATAGGTATTTTTTCATCTTTGCATATTCCAGAAGATGAAAGCGCACACTACTCTAAACGATTGAAAGTCTTAGGAGAGTGGGCAACTGAATTAGAAATGGACGTTATGGTAGATATTTCTGGTTCTGTCTTATCAAAAGTAGGCTTATCTCTTGATAGACCACAAGAAATCTTAGCGATAGGGATAAAGGGAATTAGAATAGATTATGGTGTTAGCAATAAACAAATTAGTGATTTATCTCATTTCATGAAAGTATCTTTGAACGCTAGTACTCTTACAGAAACAGATTTAGTTGAATTAAAAAGAGAAGGAGCAAATTTCAACCATTTGGAAGCTTGGCACAATTATTATCCTAGACCAGAGACTGGTCTAGACAAAGAGAATTTCACAAAAAAAAATCAGTGGTTAAAGCAGCATGGATTTCGTATAGTAGCATTTGTTCCAGGAGACAATATACTAAGGGGACCTCTTTTTGAAGGACTACCTTCACTCGAAAAACATCGTTATAGTCATCCATTAGATGCAGCTATTGAATTATTAATTGATTGTCTAGTAGATGATATTTATATTGGTGAACCAGGTTTAAAAAAGAAAACACAAAAGCAATTCCAGTCCTATTTCATAAAAGAAACGATGCTTTTATTTGCTGAACCGGAACAACAATCTATTTATGCTACTTTAGCGGTTGGTCTACACCAAAATAGATGGGACGCAGCAAGAGATGTCATACGCAGTGCTGATGCAAGATTGAAAAAAATAGATGACATCATTCCAGAATATTCATTGAATAGAAGAAAGGGAAGTATCACGATTGACAATCAAATCTATGGACGGTATATGGGAGAAATTCAAATTTGCTTAACTGATTTATCGAGAGATAAGAAAGTAAATGTTGTCGCTCAAATAGTTTCGGAAGACCTTTCTTTATTGAAATGGTGCAAAGGTGGGCAGTCATTTGAAATTATGTTAAATAAATAG
- the murQ gene encoding N-acetylmuramic acid 6-phosphate etherase: protein MNLEKLATETRNKQTMHLDELSVLEMMQLMNQEDQTVAEKVADEIPQITKVVEAIIKSFNQGGRLIYIGAGTSGRLGVLDAAECVPTFSVNPNMVQGLIAGGMKAMTVAVEGAEDSKEFGKEDLKKIDLSENDIVIGIAASGRTPYVIGGLKYAKEIGAMTATISCNKQAEISKYAQLPIEVEVGPEILTGSTRLKSGTAQKLVLNMLSTGAMIGIGKVYQNLMVDVKPSNKKLEERSKRIIMEATNCSYELASQTFIKAEQQVKLAIVMLLTHSSKEEAEKKLTNANGFIRKTI, encoded by the coding sequence ATGAATTTAGAAAAATTAGCTACAGAAACAAGAAATAAGCAAACAATGCACTTAGATGAATTATCTGTATTAGAAATGATGCAACTTATGAATCAAGAAGATCAAACAGTGGCAGAAAAAGTCGCAGATGAAATTCCACAGATTACTAAAGTTGTAGAAGCAATTATAAAATCATTTAATCAAGGAGGACGTTTAATTTATATAGGTGCCGGTACAAGCGGTCGTTTGGGAGTATTAGATGCAGCAGAATGTGTGCCTACATTTAGTGTTAATCCGAATATGGTACAAGGTTTAATTGCCGGTGGAATGAAAGCGATGACTGTTGCAGTAGAGGGAGCTGAAGATTCAAAAGAATTTGGTAAAGAAGACTTGAAGAAAATCGATTTATCTGAAAATGATATTGTAATTGGTATTGCGGCTAGTGGTCGCACTCCTTATGTAATCGGTGGTTTAAAATATGCTAAAGAGATTGGAGCGATGACTGCTACTATATCATGTAATAAACAAGCTGAGATTAGCAAGTACGCACAGCTTCCAATCGAAGTAGAAGTAGGCCCAGAAATATTAACAGGATCAACAAGATTAAAATCAGGTACAGCTCAAAAGTTAGTCCTAAATATGTTATCTACAGGCGCAATGATTGGAATCGGAAAGGTTTATCAGAATTTAATGGTCGATGTAAAACCATCTAATAAAAAATTAGAAGAACGTTCTAAACGAATTATTATGGAAGCAACAAATTGTTCCTATGAATTAGCAAGCCAAACTTTTATAAAAGCAGAACAGCAAGTGAAGTTAGCTATTGTTATGCTATTAACTCATTCTTCTAAAGAAGAGGCAGAAAAAAAATTAACAAATGCAAATGGTTTTATTCGTAAAACAATTTAG
- a CDS encoding PTS transporter subunit EIIC encodes MIENKEQRLAREIYEQVGGMGNVSKIIHCMTRVRMDIKETTLVDMMGLKEIDGVLGIVEEETLQVILGPGIVNKVAKEMVKMGGVGLGETIPVQVSATNSTSNNGVSGREEAERKTAFTKAEQKKKNNTPFKRALKSIANIFVPLIPAFVGAGIIGGIASVLQNLLTAGEISADYWITIVVVLNIIKNGLFGFLNIYVGINAAKVFGATEGLGGVVAGVVYLTGMNLEMPLPNIFTGGDLVAGQGGIIGVVFAVFLLSIVEKALRKVIPDSIDVIVTPTISLLAIGLVTIFLIMPIAGVISSSLVGAITWVLNVGGAFSGFILGLTFLPMVMFGLHQVLTPIHIEMIASQGMTLLLPILAMAGGGQVGAALALWVKCRKNKQLTNMIKGSLPVGILGIGEPLIYAVTLPLGRPFITACVGGGIGGAVIGGIGGIGATAIGPSGVALIPLISGNLWWGYVLGLLAAYIGGFIVTYLFGVSKEAMEATELPSIEK; translated from the coding sequence ATGATAGAGAATAAAGAGCAACGCTTAGCTAGAGAAATTTATGAACAAGTAGGCGGTATGGGAAACGTAAGTAAAATTATCCATTGTATGACAAGAGTTAGAATGGATATCAAAGAAACTACTTTAGTTGATATGATGGGTTTAAAGGAAATTGACGGAGTTTTGGGTATTGTTGAAGAAGAAACACTTCAAGTAATTTTAGGACCTGGTATTGTAAATAAAGTGGCTAAAGAAATGGTGAAAATGGGAGGTGTGGGACTAGGAGAAACAATACCCGTTCAAGTTTCAGCAACAAATAGCACATCAAATAATGGAGTAAGTGGACGGGAAGAAGCTGAACGTAAAACAGCCTTCACAAAAGCAGAACAAAAGAAAAAAAATAATACACCGTTTAAACGTGCACTAAAATCAATTGCTAATATTTTTGTTCCATTAATTCCTGCATTTGTGGGGGCTGGTATTATTGGTGGTATTGCTTCAGTCTTGCAAAACTTGCTAACAGCAGGAGAAATATCTGCAGATTATTGGATTACAATCGTTGTTGTGTTAAATATCATTAAAAATGGATTATTTGGATTCTTGAATATCTATGTCGGAATTAATGCAGCTAAAGTCTTTGGGGCTACAGAAGGTTTAGGTGGTGTGGTTGCTGGTGTTGTTTACTTAACTGGAATGAATCTTGAAATGCCATTGCCAAATATTTTTACAGGAGGAGACTTGGTAGCTGGACAAGGTGGAATCATAGGAGTTGTTTTTGCAGTATTCCTATTGTCTATTGTTGAAAAAGCTTTGCGCAAAGTTATTCCAGATTCAATTGATGTCATTGTAACTCCGACTATTTCATTATTAGCTATTGGTTTAGTAACTATTTTCTTAATTATGCCAATCGCTGGTGTTATTTCTTCAAGTTTAGTAGGAGCTATTACTTGGGTGCTAAATGTCGGAGGAGCATTCTCAGGCTTTATTCTTGGACTGACATTCTTACCAATGGTCATGTTTGGCCTACATCAAGTCTTAACGCCAATCCATATAGAAATGATTGCTTCACAAGGGATGACATTACTTTTACCAATTTTAGCTATGGCAGGCGGCGGGCAAGTTGGTGCAGCTTTAGCTCTTTGGGTTAAATGCCGTAAAAACAAACAATTGACAAATATGATTAAAGGTTCTCTACCTGTTGGGATATTGGGAATAGGAGAACCATTAATTTATGCAGTTACATTACCATTAGGACGTCCATTCATCACTGCTTGTGTTGGTGGTGGTATTGGTGGAGCAGTCATTGGCGGTATAGGTGGTATTGGGGCTACTGCAATTGGACCATCAGGAGTTGCGTTAATTCCTTTGATTTCTGGTAATTTATGGTGGGGATATGTACTAGGTTTACTAGCTGCTTATATTGGTGGATTTATCGTGACCTATCTATTTGGTGTATCAAAAGAAGCTATGGAAGCAACTGAGCTACCATCGATTGAGAAATAA
- a CDS encoding MurR/RpiR family transcriptional regulator, producing MQSNLLFLIQEQLSELPESEKKIAKKILEDPTAVIQMSASSLAKKADSSSAAVIRFCHSIGLAGFTQLKLNLSADSQSIQEKLYTEIQPDEDLEQIKKKFLLQTHHVFKETNQCLSSKDVSKASSWFNESLIIYTYGLGASHLVAMDLQQKFSRLGKSVFCSQDQHLLATSMSVATKNAVFFAVSNSGGKQEVIALMTIAKNLGIKTISLTKDTNNSLSQIADISLKTANTHEAPLRSGATASLLAQMYAIDLLFYDFATKNYQKTIENLEKSKNAILSLTHYLKIKDSK from the coding sequence ATGCAAAGCAATTTATTATTTTTAATTCAAGAACAACTAAGTGAACTACCCGAATCAGAAAAAAAGATAGCGAAAAAAATCTTAGAAGATCCGACCGCTGTTATTCAAATGAGTGCTTCTAGTTTAGCAAAAAAAGCGGACTCTAGTTCTGCAGCGGTTATTCGATTTTGTCACTCGATTGGCTTAGCAGGGTTTACTCAATTAAAGTTAAATTTATCAGCTGATTCTCAAAGTATTCAAGAAAAACTGTATACTGAAATCCAGCCAGATGAAGATTTAGAGCAAATTAAAAAAAAGTTTTTATTGCAGACTCACCATGTCTTTAAAGAAACAAATCAATGCTTATCTTCTAAAGATGTTTCAAAAGCATCTTCTTGGTTTAATGAAAGTTTGATAATCTATACTTATGGATTGGGGGCTTCACATTTAGTCGCGATGGATTTACAGCAAAAGTTTAGTCGATTAGGAAAATCAGTTTTCTGCTCACAAGATCAACATCTTTTAGCTACCTCTATGTCGGTAGCTACAAAAAATGCGGTATTTTTTGCAGTGTCTAATAGTGGAGGAAAACAGGAAGTAATCGCTCTAATGACAATAGCAAAAAATCTTGGTATAAAAACAATCTCATTAACAAAAGACACAAATAATTCATTAAGCCAAATTGCAGATATTTCACTAAAGACGGCTAATACACATGAAGCACCATTAAGAAGTGGTGCGACAGCTTCTTTATTGGCTCAAATGTACGCTATTGATTTATTGTTTTACGACTTCGCTACAAAAAATTATCAAAAAACAATAGAAAATTTAGAAAAATCAAAAAATGCAATTCTAAGTTTAACTCATTATCTTAAAATAAAAGATAGTAAATAA
- a CDS encoding undecaprenyl-diphosphate phosphatase → MIFIELLKAVFLGIVEGITEWLPISSTGHMILVEEFIQLDASAAFKEMFFVVIQLGAILAVVLLFFHKLNPFSPKKTSTEKKETMSIWYKVIIGVLPAAVLGFLFDDWLNDHLYNYITVAITLIVYGILFIVIENRNKDHKGTIQTFNDLTYKTAFLIGIFQVLALIPGTSRSGATILGAILLGSSRYIAAEYSFFLSIPIMFGASALKLVKFGFDFTGMEIAVLLTGMIVAFAVSVFAIKFLLGYIKNNDFKAFGWYRIILGVLVIGYFVFFD, encoded by the coding sequence ATGATCTTTATTGAGTTATTAAAAGCGGTTTTCCTTGGAATCGTTGAAGGTATTACAGAGTGGCTGCCAATTAGCAGTACTGGACACATGATTTTAGTTGAAGAGTTTATTCAACTAGATGCATCTGCAGCATTTAAAGAAATGTTTTTTGTGGTTATTCAACTTGGGGCTATTCTTGCAGTTGTCTTACTTTTTTTCCACAAATTAAATCCTTTCTCTCCTAAAAAAACAAGTACTGAGAAGAAAGAAACAATGTCTATTTGGTATAAAGTAATTATTGGGGTTCTACCAGCTGCCGTTTTAGGTTTTTTATTCGATGACTGGTTGAACGATCACTTGTACAATTACATCACTGTTGCTATCACATTAATTGTCTATGGTATTTTATTTATTGTTATTGAAAATCGTAATAAAGACCACAAAGGGACTATCCAAACTTTTAATGATCTGACCTATAAGACAGCCTTTTTAATTGGGATTTTTCAAGTTCTCGCACTAATTCCGGGGACATCTCGCTCTGGCGCAACTATTTTAGGAGCTATTTTACTTGGGTCTTCACGTTACATTGCAGCAGAGTACTCTTTCTTTTTATCTATCCCCATTATGTTTGGGGCAAGTGCATTAAAATTAGTCAAGTTTGGCTTTGATTTTACCGGCATGGAGATAGCTGTTCTACTAACGGGGATGATTGTCGCTTTCGCTGTTTCAGTCTTTGCAATCAAATTCTTATTAGGATATATTAAAAATAATGACTTTAAAGCCTTTGGTTGGTACCGTATTATTTTAGGTGTTCTCGTAATCGGTTATTTTGTTTTCTTTGATTAA
- a CDS encoding PTS sugar transporter subunit IIA gives MGLFDFLKKKDETPVNNTIKLYAPANGKLVSLDEVSDPVFSQKMMGDGFAVIPTDGKITSPVVGKVLSVFPTQHAVGILLENGIEVLLHMGLDTVELDGAPFETVVKEGDQIDENTVVSMVNLVALEVAGKDNAMVVVFTNMDKVADFKLNTTGTVSAKTEIGSISANA, from the coding sequence ATGGGATTATTCGATTTTTTAAAGAAAAAAGATGAAACACCAGTTAATAATACAATTAAACTATACGCACCAGCTAATGGGAAGTTAGTTTCACTAGATGAAGTTTCAGATCCAGTATTTTCTCAAAAAATGATGGGCGATGGATTTGCTGTTATTCCAACAGACGGTAAGATTACATCACCAGTAGTTGGAAAAGTTTTAAGTGTCTTTCCAACACAACATGCTGTAGGTATTTTACTTGAAAATGGAATTGAAGTCTTACTTCATATGGGTCTAGACACAGTTGAATTAGATGGTGCACCTTTTGAAACAGTTGTTAAAGAAGGCGACCAAATAGATGAGAATACAGTTGTTTCAATGGTTAACTTGGTAGCTCTCGAAGTAGCAGGAAAAGACAACGCAATGGTTGTTGTATTCACTAATATGGATAAAGTTGCTGACTTTAAGTTAAATACAACCGGAACGGTTTCTGCAAAAACAGAAATTGGTTCAATCTCAGCTAACGCATAA
- a CDS encoding lactonase family protein encodes MNETIFLGTYTKRESKGIYTIQLDRVNKRLTHSAFLVQADNPTYLTLSDDKNRLYTISKENEDGALVAFKRNESNELIQSGAVSAQGAPPCYVSYDKVRSFVYTANYHKGEVSVLKTDEEGQLTLLDTVKHSGSSIHENQQIPHAHYFDLSPDGRYVIACDLGTDVVYTYAVDDNGKLSEVSRLDVAPGTGPRHLVFHPNQKTAYLFGELSSEVLTLRYNLNTGVFTVAQTIPTIPAEHTEFNGGAAIRISQDGKFVYASNRGHDSIAVFSVSSKNNLLSLVEIIASEGRIPRDFDIDPTDQFVVVAHQESDNLTLFERDQETGELSLLQKDVYVPECVCVLFDSL; translated from the coding sequence GTGAATGAAACTATTTTTTTAGGTACCTATACTAAAAGAGAAAGTAAAGGTATCTATACAATTCAATTAGACAGAGTGAATAAAAGACTAACTCATTCTGCCTTCCTTGTTCAAGCAGATAATCCAACCTATTTAACTTTATCTGACGATAAAAACAGATTATATACTATTTCAAAAGAAAACGAAGACGGGGCACTCGTTGCTTTTAAAAGAAATGAGTCAAATGAACTCATTCAATCTGGTGCCGTTTCAGCACAAGGAGCTCCTCCTTGTTATGTAAGCTACGATAAGGTCCGCTCTTTTGTTTATACAGCTAACTACCATAAAGGGGAAGTTTCTGTTTTGAAAACCGATGAAGAAGGTCAGTTAACCTTACTGGATACTGTCAAGCACAGTGGATCAAGTATCCATGAAAACCAACAAATTCCTCATGCTCACTACTTCGATTTATCTCCGGATGGACGTTACGTGATTGCATGTGACCTTGGGACGGATGTAGTTTATACTTATGCTGTTGATGATAATGGAAAATTATCTGAAGTTAGTCGTTTAGATGTTGCTCCTGGTACAGGTCCCCGTCACTTAGTTTTTCATCCAAATCAAAAAACAGCTTATTTGTTTGGAGAATTAAGTAGCGAAGTGCTAACATTACGCTATAATCTGAATACTGGAGTATTTACAGTTGCTCAAACTATTCCTACAATTCCAGCTGAGCACACTGAATTCAATGGTGGAGCAGCTATTCGTATTTCGCAAGATGGAAAATTTGTCTATGCATCAAATCGCGGACATGATTCAATTGCTGTCTTTAGCGTTTCATCGAAAAATAACTTATTAAGTTTAGTCGAAATTATTGCTTCTGAAGGAAGAATTCCACGTGATTTTGATATCGATCCTACCGATCAATTTGTTGTGGTCGCTCATCAAGAGTCGGATAATTTAACTTTATTTGAGCGAGATCAAGAAACCGGGGAACTATCTTTACTTCAAAAAGATGTTTATGTTCCTGAATGCGTTTGTGTTCTTTTCGACTCACTCTAA
- a CDS encoding CDP-glycerol glycerophosphotransferase family protein, whose protein sequence is MSSNKDIQTKEETNQHPQENNTYPSFTIQKIEDAITTTVILSTHQSEKLDEFYILHRETGKRYPFLAEKINDSTYRFTLSIREFIRQHTGENPKAHFEFYFSLHYLEDSKWIKKDESLSLDRFDRFNSIGLSQFKDQGNDIYPYFSRKTNGFCFTVNIPVRSIRYIYSSKIEKIKSQRNNILVIDGKIVTKAIPINRIDAVMVGRRSNYKLVLHSNHHLEDLEQVSHLYHYDYSISVDLNLIATELFIRGKGDEDFDFYFEVYLDGLFEPTVVRVTGSCDLKSRNMFKNRDIAYGRSVYVFSPNFTEQYNGLSLAATKYGKEIYEYYKEVRGFSRLLKPFVSENDYWIIGEKPLEARSNGWLFFCYLRENYPEINAFYVLDKDSIDYEKAISFDSERILLFKSKKYVQFLMKAQVILTSQAPYHIYPTRNPLWLDGFGAKRVLLQNNIIGLQSLKQTYGFSTKFFRTDLFIVSSKHEKRYVIDTLGYPEEQVVLSGLPRFDKLLAPTNSDNLTKQLVFCPADQEIGLNYQTESILRTVEKFATVIDHKEFKAFLATYDLTVTVALPHAMASYFERFAALGCTVLLQEQTTMLTLLNTGTVFITDYHPLAFDFSFLTKPVCFFQPDVQGPDKDKIHSITELYSNELPGEVTCNEDDLIYLLNQIGQNNFKMSNQNQKKADALLEYKDTHSNQRIYEAVSHLLSKKENTNKKL, encoded by the coding sequence ATGTCATCCAATAAAGATATTCAGACTAAAGAAGAAACTAATCAGCACCCGCAAGAAAATAACACTTATCCTTCTTTTACTATTCAAAAAATTGAAGATGCGATTACAACAACAGTAATCCTTTCAACACACCAATCGGAAAAGTTAGACGAATTTTATATCTTGCACAGAGAAACAGGGAAACGTTACCCTTTTTTAGCTGAGAAAATAAATGACTCTACATATCGTTTCACGTTAAGCATTCGTGAATTCATTCGTCAACACACTGGTGAAAATCCAAAAGCACATTTCGAGTTCTATTTTAGCTTACATTATTTAGAAGATTCTAAATGGATAAAAAAAGACGAATCTCTTTCATTAGATAGATTTGATCGCTTTAATTCTATTGGTTTATCACAATTTAAAGATCAAGGAAATGATATCTATCCTTATTTTAGTCGAAAAACAAACGGCTTTTGTTTCACCGTAAATATTCCGGTCCGCAGTATTCGTTATATCTATTCTAGCAAGATTGAAAAAATTAAGTCTCAAAGAAACAATATTCTTGTCATCGACGGTAAAATAGTAACCAAAGCTATTCCCATTAATCGCATTGATGCTGTAATGGTTGGACGTCGATCTAATTATAAACTTGTTTTGCATTCCAATCATCATTTAGAGGATTTAGAACAAGTGAGTCACCTTTACCATTATGATTATTCAATCTCTGTTGATTTAAATTTGATTGCTACAGAATTATTCATTCGTGGCAAAGGTGATGAAGACTTTGATTTTTATTTTGAAGTTTACTTAGACGGTTTGTTTGAACCTACTGTCGTAAGAGTTACTGGTTCATGTGATTTAAAGTCACGCAACATGTTTAAAAATCGAGATATTGCTTATGGAAGATCAGTTTATGTTTTCTCACCAAATTTCACTGAACAATACAATGGACTTTCACTAGCTGCAACAAAATATGGAAAAGAGATTTATGAGTATTATAAAGAAGTGAGAGGATTTTCCCGTCTCCTTAAACCTTTTGTTAGCGAAAATGATTATTGGATTATTGGTGAAAAACCCCTTGAAGCTCGTAGCAATGGCTGGCTATTCTTTTGTTATTTACGCGAGAACTATCCTGAAATAAATGCTTTTTATGTATTAGACAAAGATTCTATTGACTATGAAAAAGCTATTTCATTTGATAGTGAACGGATTTTATTATTTAAATCAAAAAAATACGTTCAATTTTTAATGAAGGCTCAAGTTATTTTAACAAGTCAAGCCCCTTATCACATTTATCCAACTCGTAACCCTTTATGGTTAGATGGCTTTGGGGCAAAAAGAGTTTTGCTGCAAAATAATATTATCGGTTTACAGTCGTTAAAACAAACTTATGGTTTCTCAACTAAATTTTTCAGAACTGATTTATTCATCGTCAGCTCTAAACATGAAAAAAGATACGTGATTGACACTCTAGGTTATCCTGAAGAACAGGTAGTCTTATCTGGACTACCGCGTTTTGATAAACTTTTGGCTCCGACGAATAGTGATAATTTGACTAAGCAACTAGTATTTTGCCCAGCAGATCAAGAAATTGGATTAAATTATCAAACGGAGTCTATTCTTCGAACGGTAGAAAAATTTGCAACAGTCATCGATCATAAAGAGTTCAAAGCGTTTCTTGCAACATACGACCTAACGGTTACAGTCGCTTTACCTCATGCAATGGCTAGTTATTTCGAACGATTTGCTGCACTAGGCTGTACAGTACTCTTACAAGAACAAACAACTATGCTTACTTTGCTCAATACGGGTACTGTCTTCATTACAGACTATCACCCTCTTGCTTTTGATTTTAGTTTTTTAACTAAACCCGTTTGTTTTTTCCAACCGGATGTCCAAGGTCCCGATAAAGATAAAATACACTCTATTACAGAACTTTATTCTAATGAGTTACCCGGAGAAGTTACTTGTAACGAAGATGACTTAATCTACTTACTTAATCAGATTGGTCAAAACAACTTCAAGATGAGTAACCAAAATCAGAAAAAAGCAGATGCTTTACTTGAATACAAAGATACTCATTCAAATCAACGGATTTATGAAGCTGTTAGCCATTTATTATCAAAAAAAGAAAATACTAATAAAAAATTATAG